One part of the Desulfovibrio sp. genome encodes these proteins:
- the murD gene encoding UDP-N-acetylmuramoyl-L-alanine--D-glutamate ligase, with translation MALEKTRGRRINAGELAVVVGAGRSGIAAARLLRRAGARVRLLDSNLKALAGRESLATELAAQGIEVQLGEHIPGQFAGAAFVVPSPGMPVAKLEGLVDMQTSEVLAEMELAWRYLDDEPVLAITGTSGKTTTASLAAAMLHEQGYAVFLGGNIGTPLSEYVLGGKKADVLVLEISSFQLQACTTFCPRAGILLNITPNHLDYHKDMAEYTEAKFRLFRCQSEEDLAVFGEDLRAEVANHKIKARKVFVKATDRFPSSCLMGAHNRINEEAAWQACRLFGVTEASATRAVERFKPLPHRLERVAERNGVLYVNDSKCTTVSALQVALEAFDRPVRLLCGGKFKGGDLAGLADLLRAKVQEVVLFGASREHFEKAWQDIVPISWHETMEPAVRFATANAKSGDVVLLAPATSSYDLYKNYEQRGDDFKRIVGLLS, from the coding sequence ATGGCACTGGAGAAAACTCGAGGCAGGCGTATAAATGCTGGCGAACTGGCCGTAGTTGTAGGAGCGGGGCGGTCTGGTATTGCCGCAGCCCGGCTGTTGCGACGGGCCGGAGCGCGGGTGCGGCTTCTGGACAGCAACCTCAAGGCCCTGGCCGGTAGGGAATCGCTGGCTACCGAGCTGGCAGCCCAGGGTATTGAGGTTCAGCTTGGCGAACATATTCCCGGCCAGTTTGCAGGGGCCGCCTTTGTGGTTCCCAGCCCCGGAATGCCTGTGGCAAAGCTTGAAGGCCTCGTTGATATGCAGACTTCGGAAGTGCTGGCCGAAATGGAACTGGCCTGGCGCTATCTGGATGACGAGCCGGTGCTTGCCATTACCGGCACCAGCGGTAAAACAACCACCGCATCGCTGGCGGCGGCCATGCTGCACGAACAGGGCTATGCCGTGTTTTTGGGCGGCAACATCGGTACGCCACTCTCTGAATACGTGCTTGGCGGCAAAAAGGCCGACGTGCTCGTGCTTGAAATTTCCAGCTTCCAGTTGCAGGCCTGCACCACGTTTTGCCCGCGTGCGGGCATTCTGCTCAACATCACGCCCAACCATCTCGACTATCACAAGGACATGGCCGAATACACAGAGGCCAAGTTCCGCCTTTTCCGCTGCCAGAGCGAAGAAGATCTGGCCGTGTTTGGCGAGGACCTGCGCGCTGAGGTTGCCAACCACAAAATCAAGGCCCGCAAGGTGTTTGTGAAGGCCACGGACCGTTTTCCCAGCAGTTGCCTCATGGGTGCGCATAACCGCATCAATGAAGAAGCCGCCTGGCAGGCCTGCCGCCTGTTTGGCGTTACAGAAGCCAGCGCCACCCGCGCGGTGGAGCGTTTCAAGCCTCTGCCGCACCGACTTGAAAGGGTGGCGGAGCGCAACGGCGTGCTGTACGTCAACGATTCCAAATGCACCACGGTTTCTGCCCTTCAGGTGGCGCTTGAGGCTTTTGATCGTCCTGTGCGGCTGCTGTGCGGCGGCAAGTTCAAGGGCGGCGATCTGGCGGGTCTTGCCGACCTGCTGCGGGCCAAGGTGCAGGAAGTGGTGCTGTTTGGTGCCAGCCGCGAGCATTTTGAAAAGGCCTGGCAGGACATTGTGCCCATAAGCTGGCATGAAACCATGGAACCGGCGGTGCGCTTTGCCACGGCAAATGCCAAGAGCGGCGACGTGGTGCTGCTTGCGCCCGCCACCTCAAGCTATGACCTGTATAAAAACTACGAGCAGCGTGGCGACGACTTCAAACGGATCGTGGGGCTGCTGTCATGA
- the ftsW gene encoding putative lipid II flippase FtsW: MKNIFSSKSKTPKVNSAMARATEDGPFAPFDWWLFTIMLIILSIGLVMVLSASGIVAEQVNGDKYFFFKRQVIFALGGGVALWGAALLPRHWLYRMQYPALFLALLLLLVTLSPLTPAINGAKRWIPLGFISIQPMEFVKIALALYLAYFMSSKQELIKTFSRGVIPPFAVTGLFCFLLLLQPDFGSAVVLASILFFMCVAGGTRFIYLFFSVALACGGAMALAISSPYRLRRLLAFLDPFQDAHNTGYQLVQSLLAIGSGSFFGVGVGASKQKMFYLPEAHNDFIMAVLAEEMGFVGVSFVMILFALLFWRCYKIIMGQRNLRDRFTAFGITTILAMGSVMNLAVVMGVAPPKGVPMPLMSYGGSNLLATMLCVGLLMNFSRTADTWTTSS; the protein is encoded by the coding sequence ATGAAGAATATCTTCAGCAGCAAGTCAAAGACCCCCAAGGTCAACAGCGCCATGGCGAGGGCTACTGAAGACGGGCCCTTTGCTCCCTTTGACTGGTGGCTTTTCACCATCATGCTGATTATTCTTTCCATCGGCCTTGTGATGGTGCTTTCGGCCAGTGGCATTGTGGCCGAGCAGGTCAACGGCGACAAATACTTCTTTTTCAAGCGTCAGGTCATCTTTGCGCTGGGTGGCGGCGTTGCCCTGTGGGGCGCGGCACTCCTGCCCCGACACTGGCTGTACCGCATGCAGTACCCGGCGCTCTTTTTGGCGCTGCTGTTGCTGCTGGTGACACTTTCGCCCCTTACCCCCGCCATCAACGGTGCAAAACGCTGGATTCCGCTGGGCTTTATTTCCATTCAGCCCATGGAATTTGTTAAAATAGCGCTGGCGTTGTATCTGGCTTATTTCATGAGCTCCAAGCAGGAACTCATCAAGACCTTTAGCCGTGGTGTTATTCCGCCTTTTGCCGTAACGGGCCTGTTCTGCTTTTTGCTGCTGCTGCAGCCCGACTTTGGCAGCGCCGTTGTTCTGGCGAGTATTCTGTTCTTTATGTGCGTTGCGGGCGGCACGCGGTTTATCTATCTGTTTTTCTCTGTGGCGCTTGCCTGCGGCGGTGCAATGGCCCTGGCCATTTCGTCTCCCTACCGTCTGCGCCGCCTGCTGGCCTTTCTTGATCCTTTTCAGGATGCCCACAACACAGGTTACCAGCTTGTACAGTCGCTGCTGGCCATTGGTTCGGGCAGCTTTTTTGGTGTGGGCGTGGGAGCCAGCAAGCAGAAGATGTTTTATCTGCCTGAAGCGCACAACGACTTTATCATGGCCGTGCTTGCCGAAGAAATGGGTTTTGTGGGCGTGAGCTTTGTGATGATTCTGTTTGCCCTGCTTTTCTGGCGCTGCTACAAAATCATCATGGGCCAGCGCAATCTGCGCGACCGCTTTACCGCATTTGGCATCACAACCATTCTTGCCATGGGCTCGGTGATGAACTTGGCCGTGGTTATGGGGGTGGCCCCGCCCAAGGGCGTGCCCATGCCCCTTATGAGTTACGGCGGCAGTAACCTTCTGGCCACCATGCTGTGCGTGGGCCTGCTTATGAATTTTTCAAGGACGGCGGACACATGGACAACATCCTCCTGA
- the mraY gene encoding phospho-N-acetylmuramoyl-pentapeptide-transferase: protein MFYNLFVPLTSEWTVLNVFRYISFRSLAALITALVLSIFIGPRFIAWLRSLKCGQYIHEDVAAHACKAGTPTMGGLLMLFTLSISLLLWSDLNNPYIWQAFFVFAGFGAVGFWDDMTKLRHHKNKGISGKAKMAGQLAVACAAMLLLYINPDYSSKLTIPFFKEVTFDLGWFYLPFGVFVMVASSNAVNLTDGLDGLAIGPSIVACLVFSIFIYITGNARFASYLLMPYMPGVGEVTVFCAALVGAGLGFLWFNAYPAQVFMGDVGSLSLGGVLGYLALLCKQELVLSVVGGLFVAETLSVILQVGYFRWSGGKRIFRMAPLHHHFELKGVPESKIIIRFWITSILLGLVALSVLKLR from the coding sequence ATGTTTTATAATCTCTTCGTTCCCCTTACGTCCGAATGGACGGTACTCAACGTTTTTCGGTACATCAGCTTCCGCTCGTTGGCCGCGCTCATCACTGCACTTGTGCTTTCCATCTTCATTGGCCCACGTTTCATTGCCTGGCTGCGCAGCCTCAAGTGCGGTCAGTACATTCATGAAGATGTAGCCGCCCATGCCTGCAAGGCTGGCACGCCCACCATGGGCGGCCTGCTCATGCTGTTTACGCTTTCCATCAGCCTGCTTTTGTGGTCTGACCTTAATAATCCCTATATCTGGCAGGCATTTTTTGTTTTTGCCGGTTTTGGCGCCGTGGGCTTCTGGGACGACATGACCAAGCTGCGGCACCACAAAAACAAGGGTATTTCGGGCAAGGCAAAAATGGCCGGCCAGCTGGCCGTGGCCTGCGCCGCCATGCTGCTGCTCTATATCAATCCAGACTACAGCAGCAAGCTGACCATTCCTTTCTTTAAGGAAGTTACGTTCGACCTGGGCTGGTTTTATCTGCCCTTTGGCGTTTTTGTGATGGTGGCTTCGTCCAATGCCGTTAACCTTACCGACGGGCTGGACGGCCTTGCAATAGGACCCTCTATCGTGGCCTGCCTGGTCTTTTCCATCTTTATCTACATTACAGGCAACGCACGTTTTGCCAGCTATTTGCTGATGCCCTACATGCCCGGCGTGGGCGAGGTGACAGTTTTCTGCGCCGCTCTTGTGGGTGCCGGCCTGGGCTTTTTGTGGTTCAATGCCTATCCCGCCCAGGTGTTCATGGGCGATGTGGGTTCGCTTTCGCTTGGCGGTGTGCTGGGCTATCTGGCCCTGCTGTGCAAGCAGGAACTTGTTCTTTCCGTGGTGGGCGGCCTGTTTGTGGCCGAAACCCTGTCGGTCATCCTTCAGGTGGGCTACTTCCGCTGGTCTGGCGGCAAACGGATTTTCCGCATGGCTCCCTTGCACCACCACTTTGAGCTCAAGGGCGTTCCTGAATCCAAAATCATCATCCGTTTCTGGATAACTTCCATTCTGTTGGGCCTTGTGGCGCTTTCTGTTCTCAAGCTGCGCTAG